Proteins from a single region of Halolamina sp. CBA1230:
- a CDS encoding helix-turn-helix domain-containing protein: protein MSADNRIAGTQTDPEETFNDFLTYAELLNTPQLAQLYTFILRDGPVEIETIKTELDIPHSTTYKYLGRLEEMGILTRYDDETPTTVTVEPIHLQLDTDHGVVTATPVLIDAIGRQRDTEDIRVFVDRQGIPKLAAALHYTLRIMDGDFTQRTAANKLGVHPVEGMTVFTALQDVIEEAVEYDPYLDQAN from the coding sequence ATGTCGGCCGACAACCGAATCGCGGGCACCCAGACCGACCCCGAGGAGACGTTCAATGACTTCCTCACCTACGCTGAGCTGCTGAACACGCCCCAGCTCGCCCAGCTGTACACGTTTATCCTCCGAGATGGGCCCGTCGAGATCGAGACAATCAAAACAGAACTCGACATACCGCACTCGACCACATACAAGTATCTCGGACGGCTCGAAGAGATGGGCATCCTTACTCGGTATGACGACGAGACGCCGACCACGGTGACTGTTGAGCCGATTCACCTCCAATTAGATACTGACCACGGTGTCGTCACCGCGACACCCGTCCTGATCGATGCGATCGGCCGGCAACGCGATACGGAGGATATCCGCGTGTTCGTCGACCGCCAGGGAATCCCCAAACTGGCCGCTGCGCTCCACTACACGCTCCGAATCATGGACGGGGACTTCACCCAGCGGACGGCCGCGAACAAACTCGGCGTCCATCCCGTCGAGGGAATGACGGTATTCACAGCTCTTCAAGACGTAATCGAAGAGGCTGTGGAATACGATCCATATCTTGACCAGGCCAACTGA
- a CDS encoding sugar-specific transcriptional regulator TrmB, whose translation MSETDAADGPPPFEEPFSSDDVEQRIYGTILQTREPTTASAIADSADCDPKTARKYLGWFDDLGIVTRHDGHPATYERNDAYFEWRRINQLAADHSVEELQDRVRELTTRITEYEEAYDAASPAAVDAVAAAEGSDERTIDDVYSDLGDWATAREERDRYERARQQRTGSEREQASG comes from the coding sequence ATGTCCGAGACAGACGCCGCCGATGGCCCACCGCCCTTCGAGGAGCCGTTCAGCAGCGACGACGTCGAACAGCGCATCTACGGGACCATCCTGCAAACCCGCGAGCCGACGACGGCGAGCGCGATCGCCGACAGCGCCGACTGTGACCCCAAGACCGCCCGGAAGTATCTAGGCTGGTTCGACGACCTCGGCATCGTCACCCGACACGATGGCCATCCAGCCACCTACGAGCGTAATGACGCGTACTTCGAGTGGCGACGAATCAATCAGCTCGCAGCCGACCATTCTGTCGAGGAACTCCAGGATCGCGTTCGTGAGCTGACAACGCGCATCACCGAGTATGAGGAGGCGTACGACGCCGCGTCACCAGCCGCCGTCGACGCCGTCGCCGCCGCGGAGGGCAGCGACGAGCGGACCATCGACGACGTGTACAGCGACCTCGGCGACTGGGCAACGGCCCGCGAAGAGCGAGACCGCTACGAACGGGCGCGCCAGCAACGCACGGGTAGCGAACGCGAACAGGCATCCGGGTAG
- a CDS encoding transcription initiation factor IIB family protein, whose product MSSNNASEKTVSDVQSTSTEERGHEPTIEHEPSGRSACPECEGRVITEDEQSFCTDCGLIVADEWVDLSPTLNDLGLVGDADQSIETVDPLRTDKGLHTKIGRNTDGRGNPLSNEQWEKVQRLRKWHKRMQFGEKRKRTKRLNEGLRDVEMIGGNLNLPDHVVKQAAQHLRSASEARLPGGRMAWEALAGGAVLLAARASSVDRDEIDVAVATHTKAPHERVCAAARKIRCECGFDVPLIRPNAVMAVVDALDDDAIPGARAVRTWRLAQHLMKLGDQVPVGPGTPRCTVAASALYAADRLLSRKHLTQEQVAVAASTIVPTSRNRIARYSRELVGAYEAEHGTDDPGVGLEAERDTLR is encoded by the coding sequence ATGTCGAGTAACAACGCGAGCGAAAAGACGGTTTCGGATGTACAGAGTACAAGCACCGAGGAACGCGGTCACGAGCCCACGATCGAACACGAGCCGTCGGGCCGGTCGGCCTGTCCGGAGTGTGAGGGGCGGGTGATCACCGAAGACGAGCAGTCGTTCTGCACGGACTGCGGGCTGATCGTCGCCGACGAGTGGGTGGACCTGAGCCCGACGCTGAACGACCTAGGCCTGGTTGGAGACGCCGACCAGAGCATCGAGACAGTGGACCCGCTGCGGACGGACAAGGGCCTGCACACGAAGATCGGGAGGAACACCGACGGCCGGGGTAATCCCCTGAGCAACGAGCAGTGGGAGAAGGTCCAGCGGTTGCGGAAGTGGCACAAGCGGATGCAGTTCGGCGAGAAGCGCAAGCGAACGAAGCGGCTCAACGAGGGGCTGCGGGACGTCGAGATGATCGGCGGCAACCTGAACTTGCCGGACCACGTCGTCAAGCAGGCAGCGCAACACCTCCGGAGCGCCTCGGAAGCGCGGCTGCCGGGCGGGCGGATGGCCTGGGAGGCACTCGCCGGCGGCGCCGTCCTCCTGGCCGCGCGGGCCTCATCGGTCGACCGGGACGAGATTGACGTTGCGGTCGCGACGCACACCAAGGCGCCCCACGAGCGGGTGTGCGCTGCGGCGCGGAAGATCCGGTGTGAATGCGGGTTCGACGTGCCGCTCATCAGGCCCAACGCCGTGATGGCGGTCGTCGACGCCCTGGATGACGACGCCATCCCTGGGGCGCGAGCGGTGCGGACGTGGCGGCTGGCCCAACACCTGATGAAACTCGGCGATCAGGTGCCGGTTGGGCCGGGGACGCCACGGTGCACCGTCGCGGCGTCGGCGCTGTACGCGGCGGATCGGCTGCTCTCGCGCAAGCACCTCACCCAAGAGCAGGTCGCCGTGGCGGCGAGCACGATCGTGCCGACGTCCCGAAACCGGATCGCGCGGTACAGTCGGGAGCTCGTCGGCGCCTACGAAGCCGAACACGGCACCGACGACCCGGGTGTCGGCCTCGAGGCGGAACGGGACACCCTGCGCTGA